The Salvelinus fontinalis isolate EN_2023a chromosome 31, ASM2944872v1, whole genome shotgun sequence genome has a window encoding:
- the LOC129829930 gene encoding E3 ubiquitin-protein ligase NRDP1-like produces the protein MGYDVTRFHGEVDEDLLCPICSMVLEEPVQAPHCEHAFCNACITQWFNQQQICPVDRSVVTLAHLRPVPRIMRNMLSKLQIACDNAGFGCTATLRLDQLQSHLKDCEHNPKRPVNCEEGCGLEMPKDEMCNHNCIKHLRGVVQHQQTKISELEKNAAEHKHQLGEQKRDIQLLKANMRAIRSANPNMQNLEESIEYNEILEWVNSLQPVRVTRWGGMISTPDAVLQAVIKRSLIDSGCPLSIINDLIENAHERNWPQGLATLETRQMNRRYYENYVAKRIPGKQAVVVMACENQHMGEDMILEPGLVMIFAHGVEEIL, from the exons ATGGGGTATGACGTCACCAGGTTCCATGGGGAGGTGGATGAAGACCTGCTGTGTCCCATCTGCAGCATGGTACTGGAGGAGCCAGTGCAG GCCCCACACTGTGAGCATGCCTTCTGCAACGCCTGCATCACCCAGTGGTTCAACCAGCAGCAGATCTGTCCTGTGGACCGCAGCGTGGTGACACTGGCTCACCTCCGGCCCGTGCCCCGCATCATGCGCAACATGCTCTCCAAACTCCAAATCGCTTGTGACAACGCTGGCTTCGGCTGCACAGCCACACTGCGGCTAGATCAACTGCAGTCTCACCTGAAGGACTGCGAGCACAACCCAAAAAGACCTGTCAACTGTGAGGAGGGCTGTGG GCTGGAGATGCCGAAAGATGAGATGTGCAACCACAACTGCATCAAGCACTTACGTGGCGTGGTACAGCATCAGCAGACCAAGATCTCTGAACTAGAGAAGAATGCTGCAGAGCACAAACACCAGCTGGGAGAACAA AAACGGGACATCCAGCTGCTAAAAGCAAACATGAGAGCAATACGCAGTGCAAACCCTAACATGCAGAACCTGGAGGAGAGCATTGAATACAACGAGATCCTGGA ATGGGTCAACTCCCTCCAACCTGTGCGGGTGACGCGCTGGGGAGGGATGATCTCCACGCCAGACGCAGTTCTCCAGGCGGTCATCAAGCGTTCACTCATCGACAGCGGCTGTCCTCTGTCCATCATTAACGACCTGATTGAGAATGCCCACGAAAGGAACTGGCCACAGGGCCTGGCCACGCTGGAGACGCGGCAGATGAACCGGCGCTACTATGAAAACTACGTGGCCAAGCGGATCCCTGGGAAACAGGCGGTGGTGGTGATGGCCTGTGAGAACCAACACATGGGAGAGGACATGATCCTAGAGCCTGGCCTGGTCATGATCTTTGCCCATGGAGTGGAGGAGATCTTATAA
- the LOC129829927 gene encoding zinc transporter ZIP10-like has translation MSPLLTLAVFVCLPLLEFGTRARPSLSGTVETPSNTTDRISNGSRQEVSTAEHLDEAFEEQVYYLHRLFHQYGDNGTLSYKGLQMLLGSLGLGQVSVLEISHQGLRHNHNTLTPPHPQSHDHEDQETDTPSPSRPIQPPPSVKASRTPQPGISGPAGSGSEEGSALSSDHVIKEEIILWSSPIAHSIPVQGMFDSLVSNHPTTRHLHGNCLNVTQLLWNFGLEKASHITPAHFTLLCPALLYQIESGVCLRHPETHGAESERSVTFLKALGWSSLALVVISLPSLLALSLVPLLPPARLHSFLCPMTALAVGTLCGDALLHLLPHAKTVPHSNHSEEQDSILKGLCVLGGCYVLFIFESLLGLRTHHKKAKRKEQNTSIELYPERELTALQSETQSSEHGHGHGHSHGPSSKEEAGIGSLVWMVVMGDGIHNLTDGLAIGAAFSQSLAGGLSTTIAVFCHELPHELGDLAVLLGAGWPVRRLVLFSAVSALLGFVGLLTGSVLGHQSAQISPWILTLTAGVFLYVALADMLPEMLHGDPGPMGPCTRFLLQNLGLLAGGAIMLCIALFEDHIAFNLGDV, from the exons ATGTCACCTCTACTGACGCTCGCAGTatttgtctgtctgcctctgctGGAGTTCGGGACAAGGGCTCGACCATCTCTCAGTGGCACAGTGGAAACGCCATCGAATACGACAGACAGGATATCAAATGGAAGCCGACAAGAGGTATCAACAGCCGAACATTTAGACGAGGCTTTTGAGGAGCAG GTCTACTACTTGCACCGTCTGTTCCATCAGTATGGAGACAACGGGACCTTATCCTATAAGGGCCTTCAGATGTTACTGGGCAGCCTGGGACTAgggcaggtcagtgtgttggagaTCAGCCACCAAGGGTTGAGGCACAACCATAACACTCTGACACCCCCTCACCCACAATCTCATGACCATGAAGATCAGGAAACGGACACCCCCAGTCCTAGTAGGCCTATTCAACCACCCCCCTCTGTAAAAGCATCCAG AACCCCACAGCCTGGGATATCAGGGCCTGCTGGATCTGGGTCTGAAGAGGGCAGCGCATTATCCTCTGATCATGTGATTAAGGAAGAAATTATTCTATGGTCATCCCCTATAGCACACTCTATTCCTGTCCAAGGAATGTTTGACTCCCTTGTGTCAAATCACCCCACTACGAGACATCTTCATGGGAAC TGTCTGAACGTTACTCAGCTGTTGTGGAATTTCGGTCTGGAAAAGGCATCCCACATCACTCCTgcccacttcaccctcctgtgcCCAGCTCTGCTGTACCAGATTGAGAGTGGCGTGTGTCTACGCCACCCAGAAACTCATGGTGCGGAGTCAGAAAGGAGTGTGACTTTCCTCAAAG CTCTGGGATGGAGCTCCTTGGCACTGGTTGTGATCAGCCTGCCGTCTCTGCTGGCTCTGAGCCTGGTACCCCTCCTGCCACCCGCCCGCCTCCATTCCTTCCTCTGCCCAATGACAGCCCTGGCTGTGGGTACGCTGTGTGGAGATGCCTTGCTGCATCTCCTGCCTCAC GCTAAGACTGTGCCACACTCAAACCACTCTGAAGAACAGGACTCTATTCTGAAGGGCCTTTGCGTGCTGGGAGGTTGCTACGTCCTTTTCATCTTTGAGAGCCTTCTAGGACTGAGGACCCATCACAAG AAGGCTAAGAGGAAGGAGCAGAACACCAGTATAGAGCTGTATCCAGAGAGGGAGCTTACTGCTCTGCAGAGTGAGACACAATCCTCTGAGCACGGTCATGGTCACGGCCATTCACATGGCCCATCTTCCAAGGAGGAAGCTGGGATAGGAAGCTTGGTGTGGATGGTGGTTATGGGAGACGGGATCCACAACCTTACTGACGGTCTGGCAATTGGTGCAGCTTTTTCTCAGAGTCTGGCTGGAGGTCTCAGCACCACGATAGCAGTGTTCTGTCATGAGCTTCCTCACGAACTAG GTGACCTGGCAGTGCTGCTAGGAGCAGGGTGGCCTGTTCGCCGACTAGTTCTCTTCAGTGCTGTTTCAGCCTTGCTGGGCTTCGTGGGACTGCTGACTGGCTCTGTCCTGGGCCACCAGTCTGCTCAGATCTCCCCCTGGATCCTCACCCTCACCGCTGGGGTCTTCCTCTACGTGGCCCTTGCTGACATG TTACCTGAGATGCTTCATGGTGATCCTGGCCCGATGGGACCCTGTACTCGCTTCCTGCTACAGAATCTGGGCCTGTTGGCAGGGGGAGCCATCATGTTGTGTATCGCTTTGTTTGAGGACCATATCGCCTTCAACCTGGGTGACGTCTGA